From a region of the Bacillota bacterium genome:
- a CDS encoding indolepyruvate oxidoreductase subunit beta → MRNPVDVLLVGVGGQGTILASKVLCAAARSAGYDIKMSEIHGMAQRGGSVVTQVRLGEEVHSPLIEGGKADVILAFEQLEALRLLPYLKKGGAIIVNKQTIAPVPVLAGLAEYPDNILEYISNKAPGSLAIDALDKAVECGNAKAANVVLLGAMARSMPIDREIWEQALEKTVPPKFLEVNKKAFAAGYEAE, encoded by the coding sequence ATGCGTAATCCTGTTGATGTATTGCTGGTAGGTGTCGGCGGGCAGGGGACCATTTTAGCCAGTAAAGTGCTTTGCGCCGCTGCCAGGTCGGCCGGCTATGATATAAAGATGTCTGAGATTCACGGCATGGCCCAGCGCGGTGGCAGTGTTGTGACCCAGGTTCGGCTGGGTGAAGAGGTTCATTCCCCCTTAATTGAAGGGGGAAAAGCCGACGTAATACTGGCTTTTGAGCAGTTGGAAGCTCTGCGCTTGTTGCCCTATCTCAAAAAGGGCGGCGCCATCATCGTTAACAAGCAGACCATTGCCCCGGTACCGGTACTGGCCGGGCTGGCTGAATATCCGGATAATATATTGGAATATATCAGTAACAAGGCGCCGGGCTCCCTTGCCATCGATGCTTTGGACAAAGCCGTTGAGTGCGGCAATGCCAAGGCCGCTAACGTGGTACTGTTAGGGGCAATGGCCCGCAGCATGCCCATAGACAGGGAGATCTGGGAACAGGCCCTGGAAAAAACAGTCCCACCCAAGTTCCTGGAAGTAAACAAAAAAGCCTTCGCCGCAGGATATGAGGCTGAATAA
- a CDS encoding arginine--tRNA ligase translates to MHIVEKLRSEVREALIIAVEKSIEAGELPALEIPSFTLEVPREKDHGDFATNLAMMLAKPARNAPRKIADILVKNLKAGNSRVKNIEIAGPGFINFYLDEGWPLEGFPAIFNENEDYGRVALGGGKKVQVEFVSANPTGLLHMGNARGAALGDSLAGILDFAGYDVSREYYINDAGKQIENFGLSLEARYFQLLGREGDIPEGGYHGQDITDTVENFVKQCGDKYLDAEETSRRSALIEFSLREKLDAIKKGLEEFGVEYNVWFSEQSLHDSGKVDKAIKLLQDSGHTYEQEGALWFKATDFGVEKDEVLVRKNGIPTYFAADAAYHMDKFLRGFDWVINVWGADHHGHVPRMKGVVDALGYDPNTLDVVIMQLVRLFRGGEMVRMSKRTGQFITLEELVEEVGKDAARYFFVMRSSDSHLDFDLDLAKSKTNENPVYYIQYAHARICSILRQPGATEIIDQAREGMYLQKLSGEAELALARRLVDLPEEITYAAGQLAPHRIARYLHEVAGLLHSFYNAHRVITEDKELSIARLALVDATRIILRNGLQLLGLTAPEKM, encoded by the coding sequence ATGCACATAGTAGAAAAATTACGTTCAGAAGTGCGCGAGGCATTAATAATAGCAGTGGAAAAATCCATAGAAGCAGGAGAACTTCCTGCACTGGAAATCCCCTCCTTTACCCTAGAAGTGCCCCGCGAAAAGGATCACGGCGACTTTGCCACCAACTTGGCCATGATGCTGGCTAAACCGGCCCGGAATGCCCCCCGGAAAATTGCAGACATACTGGTTAAAAACTTAAAGGCCGGCAATAGCCGGGTCAAAAATATTGAGATTGCCGGCCCCGGTTTCATTAATTTTTACCTTGATGAGGGCTGGCCCCTGGAAGGTTTTCCCGCTATCTTTAATGAAAATGAAGATTACGGGCGCGTCGCTTTGGGTGGCGGAAAAAAGGTGCAGGTAGAATTCGTAAGTGCCAATCCCACAGGCCTTTTACACATGGGTAACGCCAGAGGAGCGGCCCTGGGGGACAGCCTGGCTGGGATACTTGATTTTGCCGGCTATGATGTTTCCCGTGAATATTACATAAATGATGCCGGCAAGCAAATAGAAAATTTTGGGCTGTCACTGGAAGCCAGATATTTTCAGCTGCTGGGAAGAGAAGGGGATATCCCTGAAGGCGGCTATCATGGGCAGGATATAACAGATACAGTTGAAAATTTTGTAAAACAGTGCGGTGACAAGTATTTGGACGCTGAAGAAACTAGTCGCCGCAGCGCCCTGATAGAATTTTCCCTGCGGGAGAAACTGGATGCCATTAAAAAGGGTTTAGAAGAATTCGGTGTGGAATACAATGTTTGGTTTTCCGAACAGTCTCTGCATGACAGCGGCAAGGTTGATAAGGCCATAAAGTTGCTCCAGGATAGTGGTCACACCTATGAACAAGAAGGCGCTTTATGGTTTAAGGCCACTGATTTCGGGGTGGAAAAGGATGAAGTGCTGGTACGCAAGAATGGTATACCTACCTATTTTGCCGCTGACGCAGCCTATCATATGGATAAATTCCTGCGGGGCTTTGACTGGGTAATAAATGTATGGGGGGCGGACCACCATGGCCACGTGCCCAGGATGAAAGGCGTGGTGGACGCACTGGGTTATGACCCCAATACCCTGGATGTAGTTATTATGCAGTTGGTGCGGCTGTTCAGGGGTGGAGAAATGGTACGCATGTCCAAGCGTACCGGCCAGTTCATTACCCTGGAAGAATTAGTGGAAGAAGTAGGAAAAGATGCTGCCCGTTATTTCTTTGTCATGCGCAGTTCGGACAGCCACTTGGATTTTGATTTGGACCTGGCCAAATCTAAAACTAACGAAAACCCTGTTTATTATATTCAATACGCGCATGCCCGTATTTGTAGTATTTTACGGCAGCCCGGTGCCACTGAAATTATTGACCAGGCGCGGGAGGGAATGTATCTACAAAAACTCTCCGGTGAGGCCGAACTGGCTCTGGCCCGCAGGCTGGTGGACTTGCCGGAAGAAATTACTTATGCGGCCGGTCAGCTGGCCCCGCACAGAATTGCTCGCTATTTGCACGAAGTGGCAGGCCTTCTGCATAGTTTTTATAATGCGCATCGTGTGATTACTGAGGACAAAGAATTAAGTATTGCCCGCCTGGCGCTGGTAGATGCCACCCGCATCATACTGCGCAACGGGCTGCAGCTGCTGGGGCTTACTGCACCTGAAAAGATGTAA
- a CDS encoding XapX domain-containing protein: MRDVILALLTGFVLGLIFCRLKLPVPAPPSLAGVMGIVGIFLGYVAATRIFGWGD; this comes from the coding sequence ATGCGTGACGTAATACTAGCCCTGTTGACCGGTTTTGTGCTGGGACTCATTTTTTGCCGCCTGAAGCTACCCGTACCTGCCCCCCCTTCCCTGGCCGGAGTCATGGGAATCGTCGGCATCTTTCTCGGGTATGTAGCGGCCACACGTATATTCGGATGGGGAGATTAA
- a CDS encoding CTP synthase: protein MAKFIFVTGGVVSSLGKGITAASLGRLLKSRGLKVVIQKLDPYINVDPGTMSPYQHGEVFVTEDGAETDLDLGHYERFIDVNVSKSSNVTTGVIYSSVINKERRGDYLGATIQVIPHITNEIKKRVLRLEEEFKPDVVISEIGGTVGDIESLPFLEAIRQLKSDLGRDRVMYIHVTLVPYLKVANELKTKPTQHSVKELRSIGIQPDVVVCRSEKPLSKEMKDKLALFCDIDKDAVIQGLDVDSIYEVPLNMEEEGLATFTVNRLNLQCKPADISGWQDMVEKMQQIEDSVTIGLVGKYVSLPDAYLSVAESLRHAALFHDSAVKIKWINSEEVEPDNVDSYLHDVDGILVPGGFGDRGIEGKITAIKYAREKQIPFLGICLGMQLAVVEYARHVMGWVKANSCEFDPATPYPVIDLQPAQKELETMGGTMRLGRYPCRLEENSVAHRAYGSLEISERHRHRYELNNKYRDALIENGLVFSGSTPPDSYLVEIVEVPNHPWFVATQFHPEFKSRPYKPHPLFRDFVGASIKSK from the coding sequence ATGGCCAAATTTATATTTGTAACAGGTGGAGTTGTATCATCACTGGGAAAGGGAATAACAGCCGCTTCCCTGGGGCGTCTTCTGAAAAGTCGCGGCTTAAAAGTAGTAATTCAAAAATTGGATCCATACATTAATGTGGACCCGGGTACCATGAGCCCCTACCAGCACGGAGAGGTCTTTGTGACCGAAGACGGAGCTGAGACCGACCTGGACCTGGGGCATTACGAACGTTTTATAGATGTCAATGTAAGTAAAAGCAGTAACGTTACCACAGGTGTCATATATTCTTCAGTAATTAATAAAGAGCGCCGGGGAGATTACCTGGGGGCTACCATTCAAGTCATTCCTCATATCACCAATGAAATTAAAAAAAGAGTCTTACGCCTGGAAGAAGAATTTAAACCCGATGTGGTAATCAGCGAAATTGGTGGTACAGTGGGTGATATTGAATCCCTTCCCTTTTTGGAGGCCATTCGCCAGCTGAAAAGCGATCTGGGGCGGGACAGGGTGATGTATATTCATGTAACCCTTGTACCGTACTTAAAGGTTGCCAATGAACTGAAAACTAAACCAACCCAACATAGCGTAAAAGAGCTTAGAAGCATCGGTATCCAACCCGATGTAGTGGTTTGCCGTTCTGAAAAGCCTCTCTCTAAAGAAATGAAGGACAAGCTCGCCCTTTTTTGCGACATTGACAAGGACGCCGTAATTCAGGGTCTGGATGTAGACTCCATCTACGAGGTGCCTTTAAATATGGAAGAGGAAGGTTTGGCCACATTTACGGTAAATCGCCTCAATCTACAGTGTAAACCTGCCGATATTTCCGGCTGGCAGGACATGGTGGAGAAAATGCAGCAGATTGAGGATAGCGTAACTATAGGGTTGGTAGGAAAATATGTTTCCTTACCGGATGCTTATTTAAGTGTTGCTGAATCCCTCCGGCACGCGGCGCTATTCCACGATTCAGCCGTAAAGATAAAATGGATTAATTCCGAAGAAGTAGAGCCGGATAATGTTGACTCCTACCTGCATGATGTGGACGGCATTTTGGTGCCCGGCGGGTTCGGAGACCGGGGAATAGAGGGAAAGATTACTGCCATTAAATATGCCCGCGAAAAGCAGATTCCCTTTTTAGGCATTTGTTTGGGAATGCAGCTTGCCGTGGTGGAATATGCCCGTCATGTGATGGGTTGGGTAAAAGCCAATAGCTGTGAATTCGACCCCGCCACCCCGTACCCCGTAATTGATTTGCAGCCGGCGCAAAAGGAATTAGAGACGATGGGCGGAACCATGCGCCTGGGCAGGTACCCTTGCCGGTTGGAGGAAAACTCGGTGGCTCACCGGGCCTACGGAAGCCTGGAAATTTCCGAACGGCACCGTCACCGTTATGAACTTAACAATAAATATCGCGACGCTTTGATTGAAAATGGCCTGGTGTTCAGTGGATCCACTCCGCCGGACAGCTACCTGGTGGAAATAGTGGAAGTGCCCAATCATCCCTGGTTTGTGGCCACACAATTCCATCCAGAGTTCAAATCAAGGCCGTATAAGCCTCACCCGTTGTTCAGGGACTTCGTGGGAGCGTCAATAAAAAGTAAGTAA